A single Columba livia isolate bColLiv1 breed racing homer chromosome 22, bColLiv1.pat.W.v2, whole genome shotgun sequence DNA region contains:
- the ADIPOR1 gene encoding adiponectin receptor protein 1 encodes MASRKGSAAGPGTALAAAGRERAHLELAELGPLLEEKGEQGAAGAAAAEDPPCPAAREEEEEVVRVLTLPLQAHHAMEKMEEFVYKVWEGRWRVIPYDVLPDWLKDNDYLLHGHRPPMPSFRACFKSIFRIHTETGNIWTHLLGFVLFLCLGILTMLRPNMYFMAPLQEKVVFGMFFLGAVLCLSFSWLFHTVYCHSEKVSRTFSKLDYSGIALLIMGSFVPWLYYSFYCSPQPRLIYLSIVCVLGISAIIVAQWDRFATPKHRQTRAGVFLGLGLSGVVPTMHFTIAEGFVKATTVGQMGWFFLMAVMYITGAGLYAARIPERFFPGKFDIWFQSHQIFHVLVVAAAFVHFYGVSNLQEFRYGLEGGCTDDSLL; translated from the exons ATGGCGTCCCGCAAAGGCTCCGCCGCCGGGCCGGGCACCGCGCTGGCCGCCGCCGGGCGGGAACGGGCGCACCTGGAGCTGGCGGAGCTGGGGCCGCTCCTGGAGGAGAAGGGGGAACAAGGAGCCGCCGGCGCGGCCGCC GCCGAGGACCCACCGTGCCCGGCGGCCcgcgaggaagaggaggaggtggtCCGTGTGCTGACTCTGCCCCTGCAGGCTCATCACGCCATGGAGAAGATGGAGGAGTTTGTGTACAAG GTGTGGGAAGGGCGCTGGCGCGTGATTCCCTACGACGTGCTTCCCGACTGGCTGAAGGACAACGATTACCTCCTGCACGGACACCGGCCGCCCATGCCGTCCTTCCGCGCCTGCTTCAAGAGCATCTTCCGGATACACACCGAGACCGGCAACATCTGGACGCACTTGCTGG GTTTTGTCTTGTTCCTGTGCCTGGGGATCCTGACCATGCTGCGGCCCAACATGTACTTCATGGCCCCTCTCCAGGAGAAGGTGGTGTTCGGGATGTTCTTCCTGGGAGCGGTGCTGTGCCTCAGCTTCTCCTGGCTTTTCCACACCGTCTACTGTCACTCGGAGAAGGTCTCGCGGACTTTTTCAAA GTTGGATTATTCAGGAATTGCACTGCTGATCATGGGGAGCTTCGTCCCGTGGCTCTACTATTCATTCTACTGCTCCCCGCAGCCAAGACTCATCTACCTCTCCATCGTCTGCGTCCTGGGCATCTCCGCCATCATCGTTGCCCAGTGGGACCGGTTCGCCACCCCCAAGCACAGGCAGACACGAGCAG GCGTtttcctggggctggggctgagcgGCGTGGTGCCCACCATGCACTTCACCATCGCCGAGGGCTTCGTCAAAGCCACCACGGTCGGGCAGATGGGCTGGTTCTTCCTCATGGCTGTGATGTACATCACGGGCGCGGGGCTCTACGCTGCCCGCATCCCCGAGCGCTTCTTCCCGGGCAAGTTCGACATCTGG TTTCAGTCACATCAGATCTTCCATGTGCTGGTGGTGGCCGCAGCCTTTGTCCACTTCTACGGGGTGTCGAACCTGCAGGAGTTCCGCTACGGACTGGAAGGGGGGTGCACAGACGACTCTCTCCTCTGA
- the TIMM17A gene encoding mitochondrial import inner membrane translocase subunit Tim17-A yields MEEYAREPCPWRIVDDCGGAFTMGAIGGGIFQAIKGFRNSPVGVNHRLRGSLTAIKTRAPQLGGSFAVWGGLFSMIDCSMVRMRGKEDPWNSITSGALTGAILASRNGPVAMVGSAAMGGILLALIEGAGILLTRFASTQFTNGPQLSDDPSQLPPSPFSDYRQYQ; encoded by the exons cCCCTGGAGGATCGTCGATGACTGCGGAGGTGCTTTCACCATGGGAGCGATAGGAGGTGGCATTTTCCAGGCCATCAAGGGGTTCAGAAATTCCCCAGTG GGTGTAAACCACCGGCTGCGGGGAAGCTTGACAGCGATTAAAACCAGAGCTCCACAACTGGGAG GTAGCTTTGCTGTCTGGGGAGGTCTCTTCTCCATGATCGACTGCAGCATGGTCAGAATGAGGGGGAAGGAAGACCCGTGGAATTCAATCACGAGCGGGGCCCTGACTGGGGCCATATTGGcttcaagaa ACGGCCCCGTTGCCATGGTGGGATCTGCTGCCATGGGAGGAATCCTCCTGGCTTTAATTGAAGGAGCTGGTATTTTGTTAACGAGATTTGCCTCCACACAGTTCACGAACG GCCCCCAGTTGTCAGACGACCCCTCCCAGCTGCCGCCCTCCCCGTTCAGCGACTACAGACAGTACCAGTGA
- the LOC102094131 gene encoding tetraspanin-18 — MGVLSCMKYLMFVFNVLVLAGGTCLVSVGLWVALDPAGFQDIVATKAVLSAGAYLLLAVGIALALLGFLGCCGALRRSRPLLLAFFILVSLVFLTQLVGAVLFLVHWKQVQPERFLSELRRSYRGDEGAEVFSTAWNTLMVTFSCCGVLGPEDFGNGSRFQELHPGTPWPRACCARAGLLQAGELRGWEQCRERSPGYIHEQGCFSSFGRTLQSYISIPGTCSLAVLGIEIFAMFFAFCLYYNFD, encoded by the exons atgggcgTCCTGAGCTGCATGAAGTACCTGATGTTCGTCTTCAACGTCCTGGTGTTG GCGGGGGGGACGTGCCTGGTGTCCGTGGGGCTCTGGGTGGCCCTGGACCCGGCTGGTTTCCAGGACATCGTGGCCACCAAGGCCGTGCTGAGCGCGGGCGCGTACCTGCTGCTGGCCGTGGGCATCGCCCTGGCGCTGCTGGGCTTCCTGGGCTGCTGcggggcgctgcgccggagccGCCCGCTGCTGCTGGCC TTCTTCATCCTGGTGAGCCTGGTCTTCCTCACGCAGCTCGTTGGCGCTGTTCTCTTCCTGGTGCACTGGAAACAG GTCCAGCCGGAGCGATTCCTGTCCGAGCTGCGTAGGAGCTACCGCGGGGACGAGGGCGCCGAGGTCTTCTCCACCGCCTGGAACACCCTCATGGTCACG TTCTCGTGTTGTGGCGTTTTAGGCCCTGAAGACTTTGGGAACGGCTCCCGCTTCCAGGAGCTGCACCCGGGGACGCCGTGGCCGCGGGCGTGCTGCGCCAGGGCCGGGCTGCTGCAGGCGGGCGAGCTGCGCGGCTGGGAGCAGTGCCGGGAGCGCAGCCCCGGCTACATCCACGAGCAG GGCTGCTTCTCCAGCTTCGGCAGGACCCTGCAGAGCTACATCTCCATCCCGGGGACCTGCAGCTTGGCCGTGCTGGGCATTGAG ATCTTCGCCATGTTCTTCGCCTTCTGCCTTTATTACAACTTCGACTGA
- the UBE2T gene encoding ubiquitin-conjugating enzyme E2 T, translating into MQRASRLKRELALLSTEPPPGITCWQNQNQLDNLRAQILGGADTPYEKGIFNLEIVVPERYPFEPPKIRFLTPIYHPNIDSAGRICLDVLKLPPKGVWRPSLNISTLLSSIQLLMAEPNPDDPLMADISSEYKYNKQLFLRNARAWTQKHASPQPGACKPLEEKINQKETSTSGASNTQKRKGSSVGKEEKKSRLES; encoded by the exons ATGCAGAGAGCATCGCGGCTCAAGAGGGAACTCGCCCTCCTGTCCACGGAGCCGCCTCCCGGCATCACCTGctggcaaaaccaaaaccagctggACAACCTGCGAGCAC AGATTTTAGGAGGCGCAGACACACCGTATGAGAAAGGAATATTCAATCTGGAAATAGTTGTTCCGGAGAG GTACCCGTTTGAGCCCCCAAAGATCCGCTTTCTGACCCCGATCTATCATCCCAACATCGACTCTGCTGGAAGGATTTGTCTGGATGTTCTCAAGTTACCCCCGAAG GGCGTGTGGAGACCCTCCCTGAACATCTCCACGCTGCTGAGCTCCATCCAGCTGCTGATGGCCGAGCCCAACCCCGACGACCCTCTCATGGCCGACATC TCCTCGGAGTACAAGTACAACAAGCAGCTGTTCCTGCGGAACGCCCGGGCGTGGACCCAGAAGCACGCCAGCCCGCAGCCCGGG GCTTGCAAGCctttggaagagaaaataaaccaaaaagaaacaagtaccAGCGGTGCATCTAACACgcagaaaagaaaagggagcagcgtcggcaaggaggagaagaaatCTCGCCTGGAGTCCTGA